The window ccaggggggtCCGTGCCAGGGGGTCTCACCAGTACAgggtggcgggggcagtgccaggggggtCCATGCCAGGGGATCTCACCAGTACAgggtggcgggggcagtgccaggggggtCCGCGCCCAGGAGGGGGGTCCATGCCAGGGGAGGAGGCAGTGCCAGGGGGGTccgtggcaggggagggggcagtgccaggggggtccgtggcaggggagggggcagtgccaggTGAGGAGGCAGTGCCAGGGGGTccgtgccaggggagggggcagtgccaggggggtCCGTGCCAGTACTGGGGGTCTCACCAGTACAGGGTGGCGGGGTCCGTGCCCCGGCGCAGCTCCACCAGCTTCTCCTTGCTCTGGGTGTCGAAGAGGCGGATGAGGGTGCCCTGGCGGGAGGCCGACGCCACCACGGTGCCCGGCTGGTTGAGGGAGACGCAGGCGATCTCGCCCTGGTGGGCGTTGATGGTGAACGGTGCCGACGAGGTGCCCGGCTGGGTGCTCGACAGGtcctgggggtgcaggtggggctgAGACCGAGCTGCCCCAGAGAGCGCAGCCCCCCTCCACTTCCACAGCCTCAGAgggccccccccgtgccccccactCACCACCAGCTGCAGGCTGCCACACTTGTGCCCGGGGAACAccagcagctgcttctccagACTGGGACAGAGATCGCAGAGCCCTGGGGGGAGAGCAGGAGGCTGGGCaacggggtcctgggggggtccgtgcccaggggagcaggcactgccaggggtgctgggggacaggggggtgctggggggcgccgggctgggcagggaggtgctggggggggtctgtgcccaGGGGAGCAGGCACTGCCAGGGGTGggcgccgggctgggcagggaggtgctggggggggtctgtgcccaggggagcaggcactgccaggggtgctggggggcgccgggctgggcagggggaggctgggggaggccgggctgggcagggggaggctgggggaggccgggctgggcagggggctgccggggcGTCATGATGGGGGGGGTCTGTACCTTTGGGGTTGTCCCGCGTGTCGAACTCGAAGAGCTTGGTGGGATTCTCCGGGAAGGAATAAACGTAAATCCGGTTCCTCAGCACAATGATGATCCTGAAACACAAgaacccggacgcctgggttctctcctggcgaggggagcagaggggaggggagtgggggctggtggttagagccgggggggggggctgggagccaggactcctgggttctctgcccggctctgggaggggagtgggggctggtggttagagccggggggggggctgggagccaggactcctgggttctcccctggctctgggaggggagtgggggctggtggttagagcgggggcgggggggccgggagccaggactcctgggttctctgcccggctctgggaggggagtgggggctggtggttagagcgggaggGTGGgaggccggacgcctgggttctcccctggctctgggaggggagtgggggctggtgattCGAGGGGgggggccggacgcctgggttcacacTCACTTGTCGTGTCTCAGGCGCACGGCCAGGGCAGGTTTGGTGAAGGTGAATTCCAGAACCAGCTTGTCTTTGCCTCCCTTCCCCTCGCGGGCGTCGTCCCAgatcagcactgggggggggacaTGGGTGAGAGCAGACAGTGCTacccccaaatcctcccccccccagagctggggagagaaccccggagtccgggctcccagcccccactcccctcccagagccgggagagaaccccggagtccgggctcccagcccccactcccctcccagagccgggagagaaccccggagtccgggctcccagcccctccccccggggcacATACCTGAGATCTCTGAGAATTtggggttccctcctccccctacaATGGCCAAGAGGTTGGATCGATGCAGCATCTCGACCAGGGCCACGCTGCCGACCTGCTCGTGATCTGGGGGGTAGAAAATCGGGGTGGAGTCCAATgccgcccccccagccagcccccccagcccctgccctccccaccagGCCGCCCCCCTCCTTACCCAGGTGCCCTTTCTCCATGAGCGGCTCCACATTGTAGATTCGCACCCCGGACTCCATCGCGCAGCAGAagcagcctggagggaggggcagagagcgGGTTAAACCCCAGTCCACCGTGGGGGAAGGGGCTTccgggacgcctgggttctccccctggctctgggaggggagtggggtttgctggttagagcaggggcgggggcagggccccggactcctgggttctccccggggGGGGCGGAGGCGGGGTTCAGGGGGTGCTGCTTACTCTGGTCCTGGTTGAAGCGCAGGCTGTTGACCCCGCGTGGCTGCGCCATGCTGCAGGGGGGCCCCCGGATCCGAGCAACAGGCAgctgaggagtggggggagggggtgagaggagCGTGAGGCTGcgctccagccccccacccagctcccccaaACCCCACTGATCCCCCAGGATCGCGCTGCCCCCAAATAATCCCCCAGTGTCTGCCCCAGCCACTGTCCCCCAAATCCCCCCGCCTCccacaatcccctgccccgcTGTGCCcgagtcccccacccccaccactatgccccctgccccacagcattcACCTTGCgacccatccctgccccttcccccggcggcatcccccagcccccagccccgctgacCCCACAATCGCACCCTCCCAGGCCAGCCCCGCCTCCCCACGAGCCTAGCCCCACCGATCCCAGACCTCCCTcttgccccactgccccccacgtgcccagctccccagcccaaaCCCACCTGCCTCACTGCCCCCTAcgagcccagccccactgccccccccgagcccagccccccagcccagcccccactgccccccacgaGCCCAGCCCCACTACCCCCcccgagcccagccccccagcccagccccactgccccccacgagccctgccccccagcccagcccccactgccccccaccagcccagccccaccgccccccacgagcccagccccacctgccccactgccccccacgtgcccagctccccagcccaaaCCCACCTGCCTCACTGCCCCCTACGAGCCCAGCCCGActgccccccccgagcccagccccccagcccagccccactgccccccccgagcccagccccacctgccccactgccccccacgaGCCGAGCCCccgagcccagctccccagcccagccccacctgccccccccgagcccagccccccagcccagcccctgcttaCCCCGCAGGAAGCGGGGCGGGAGGCAAACACCAGCTGATCTGGTTCTGCCGGGTCACACAGGGGAAGGGACGCTGACAGTTCGTCACGTGATCGACCAGGACGATGGGTGAAGCCCGAGCGGCCATGTTGGACGCTGGCAGCGGAGCTTCGTTGCCCTTAGTAACGCCAGTTGGCAGCCATCTTGGATACTGGCAAATAGCcaaacatttcccccccccccccgcgtgtcaAAGGAAATAGTCAccgcacccccctccccatggaGACCCggaagcccggactcctgggttctctgcccggctctgggagggcagtgggggctggtggttagagcagggggggctgggagccaggactcctgggttctctcccggctctgggagggcagtgggggctggtggttagagcagggggggctgggagccaggactcctgggttctctcccggctctgggaggggagtgggggctggtggttagagcagggggggctgggagccaggactcctgggttctctcccggctctgggagggcagtgggggctggtggttagagcagggggggctgggagccaggactcctgggttctctcccggctctgggagggcagtgggggctggtgggttagagcagggggggctgggagccaggactcctgggttctctcccggctctgggagggcagtgggggctggtggttagagcagggggattgTCTCCTGCAGTCTACACctgtgctgcccctgctccccacagcgccccctggtggggctggagcagccaggagctccaccccccccccagttgttAGTATCTCTCCTCCCCAACACACCTGTTGTGAGAGGtgtgggaaaggggcggggccaATACATTTacgtgggctgggggtggggcttcagGGGCACCTGGGGgatgctgggctggcaggggactTTGTGTCGGGTGGGGGGAGTATGATacactggggagcggggggggcgggggtaggTAATCCTATGACCTTCCTAATCCTGCTTCCCAGAgcagggaagagaacccaggagtcctggctcccagcccccccccccatgccaggtGTAATATTAGCTGTGACCTTTGCAGCGGGCACATGGCTCTGGCTGGAACAGCTCCCTGGTTTGTTTTGCTTCCACTGAGTCGATGTGGGGCTGACCAAGCCGTCCTAccgaccccccccggcccccatgcCCCAGGAGCCTGactcccaccccccttctccagcccacttgacccccccgcccccaagcccTGAGCCATGGAGCAAAAGCCAACTAAGATACCAGGTAAGGAAGCAAAGCGCTTGACAAAGTAACACTTGGTCTGAGTTGGGTCtcgactgggagccaggagggtTGGGGTAATGGTtagtgcagggggggctgggagccaggactcctgggttctccccctggctctgagCAGTGAGTGGGATTGGATGGttagtgcaggagggggctgggagccaggactcctgggttctccccctggctctgggcagTGAGTGGGATTGGATGGTTAGTGCAGGGGGGGGCTggaaaccaggactcctgggttctctcccagctctgggaggggagcaggatcTGCTGGTTAGAGCAGGCAAAGCCTGGTCCTTTTCAATGCACCCAGCCACATCCTTGGCATTGGGCCTGCTTAGGTGTGAAGCTGCTTCTCCTCTAGACAGGGAGAATGCCaagagccccccccccttccctgtgggGGGTCCTTTGCCGGGATCCCGACCTCCCCCAGGCCGCTCCGCTCTTGCTGTGACGGTGCTGCAGGATCCACGCTTGGGGTGGGTCTGGAGCTGgcctgccagagccccagacTGGCAGGAGATTCGCCCCCGGCCCCATTCTGCGCGTGGCGGGGGAATGTCCTCCCCGATCTCCGGCCTCCCTCTGTGAGGGGGCATCAGCCTTTGGTCCTGAGCCTGGCGCGGTGGCAGGCTCCAGGGCACGCGGATGATCAGCACGGGAAGCGGGCAGGGGGATTGGGGACAGGGGACCCACTGTCTGGCCAGGCACAGGGGGTCTGGGAATGGGGCTGGcacccatctggccccagggcggggactggctggctcggggggcagggatCAGTGTTATCTGCAATGTACACAGCACGGGGGTCAGTGATCTCAGTGTCCCGTCGTCCCCCCGGCAGGCTGCCCAGAGGGTGGGACCAGCTGGTCCCAGGGCAAGGGGCAGCCTGTGGGGCTGAGGTGCCTGGTGAGCTCCCAGGGGGGCAGGATGTCGGAGATGGGGGAGCTCACCCAGACGCCGCTGCAGAAAGTGTGGATCCCACATGCTAGCAACCGGCTGCGCCAGCGCAGGGGGTGTGAGTCGGGGTGGCCTGTGGGGGGCGCTGGCTCTcgtccggccccagggcagggactggctggcttagggaggcagggaatggggcacagggcctgtcccctctagggggttctagccttggggtgggggggatttgaGGGTGCAGCTTGGTTTGGGGATCTGGCCTTTAGCCCCTATGCTAACGGTGTCTGTTCTCCCACACACAACagctgctgtgcctcagtttaccaattCACCCACTATGGTGATCCTGGTGGGGCTGCCAGCCCGTGGGAAGACCTATATCTCCAAGAAGCTGACCCACTACCTGAACTGGATTGGGATCCCCACCAAGGGTGAGGTGGGGGGCGGGGTTcagaggagatggggggtgggatCAGGGCAGCTGGAGTCTCAAAGGGGGGGTCCGTGGAGCTGGCTGGAACAGAGATCTCTGGGGGGAGGGAATTGTGGAgcgggcaggggggcaggtgtcCGATTGTGGAGGCAGGGAATTAGGGGACAGGGTGGGTGCCTGTCGGAGGAGGATATcccggggagctgtggggaggggcacggggaccccagcccaccccccactctccccGCAGTGTTCAACGTGGGGCAGTACCGCCGCGAGGCCGTGCAGACCTACCAGAACTACGAGTTCTTCCGGCCAGATAACCAGGAGGCCATGCGCATTCGCAGGTgagggggtgagctgggggcactgctgggggaagctcgtGGCGCTGGGGGTGACCCTGTCTGGGGGAAGCTCGTGGCGCTGGGGGGGACCCTGgttgggggcactgctggggggaagttTGCAGCACTGGGGGGGACCCTGGTTggaggcactgctgggggaagctcagCGCTGGGGGGGACCCTGgttgggggcactgctgggggaagctcacagcgctgggggggaccccgcctgggggcactgctgggggaagctcacagcgctgggggggaccccgcctgggggcactgctgggggaagctcgcgGCTCTGGGGGGGACCCcgcctgggggcactgctgggggaagctcgcggcgctgggggggaccCCGCGTTGGGGCACTCCAGGGGGAAgctcgcggcgctgggggggaccccgcctgggggcactgctgggggaagcacgcggcgctgggggggaccccggttgggggcactgctgggggaagctcatggcgctgggggggaccccgcctggggacactgctgggggaagctcgcggcgctgggggggaccctggctgggggaagcttgcggcgctggggggcactgctggggggaagctcgcggcgctgggggggaccccggttggaggcactgctgggggaagcttgTGGCGCTGGGGGGGACCCTGgttgggggcactgctggggggaagttTGCAGCACAGCCGGGGGGTGGTCTGGGGTACGTGTAAGGgtctcacccctcccctcccctccccccccagggagTGCGCTCTGGCCGCTCTGAAAGATGTCCACACTTACCTGAGCCGGGAGGAGGGACAGGTCGCGGTAAGAGggaccctcccccttcctccccccagccagacccctgggcccatctaccccggccTCATGCCTGCTCCTATGTTCAGGTGTTTGATGCCACCAACACGACCCGGGAGCGAAGGAACATGATCCTGCAGTTCGCCAGAGACCATGGCTACAAGGTGAAGGGGGCGGGCATGGGTCTGGCCCAAGGCACTGCTGCAGGGGAAGTCCGCAGTGCTTTGGGGGCCTTGgttgggggcactgctggggggaagggcgcagcgcagggggcactgctggggggaagggcggagccctgggaggggggtgtctggctgggggcactgccggggggaaGGGCGCAGCgcagggggcactgccggggggaagggcgcagcgctggggggggtgtctggcagggggcactgccgggggggAAGGGCGCAGCgcagggggcactgccgggggggaagggcgcagcgctggggggggtgtctggcccggggcactgccggggggaaGGGCGCAGCgcagggggcactgccggggggaagggcgcagcgctggggggggtgtCTGGCAGGGGACCCTGCCGGGGGGAAGGGCGCAGCGCAGGGGACACTGCCGGGGGGAAGGGCGCAGCGCAGGGGGCACTCCCGGGGGGGACGGGCGCAGcgctgggaggggggtgtctggcagggggcactgccggggggaaGGGCGCAGTGCGGGGGGCACTGCGGGGGGGAAGCGCGGAGCGCGGGGGGGGTTGTCTGGCCGGGGgcacggcggggggggaggggcgcagtgcaggggggggtgtctggcagggggcactgccgggggggAAGGGCGCAGTGCAGGGGGGGGTGTCTGgcagggggcactgccgggggggAAGGGCGCAGCgcagggggcactgccgggggggaagggcgcagcgctggggggggtgtctggcagggggcactgctggggggaagggcggagccctgggaggggggtgtctggctgtGGGCACTGCCGGGGGGAAGGGCGCAGCgcagggggcactgccgggggggagggcgcagggcgggggggggagtctggcagggggcactgccgggggggAAGGGCGCAGTGCAGGGGGGGGTGTCTggcagggggcactgccaggggggAAGGGCGCAGCGCAGGGGTCACTGCCGGGGGGGAAGggcgcagcgctggggggggtgtctggcagggggcactgccggggggaaGGGCGCAGCgcagggggcactgccggggggaagggcgcagcgctggggggggtgtCTGGCAGGGGACACTGCCGGGGGGAAGGGCGCAGCGCAGGGGACACTGCCGGGGGGAAGGGCGCAGCGCAGGGGGCACTCCCGGGGGGGAAGGGCGCAGcgctgggaggggggtgtctggcagggggcactgccggggggaaGGGCGCTGTgcagggggcactgccgggggggAAGGGCGCAGCGCTGGCAGAGGGGTGTCTGgcagggggcactgccggggggaaGGGCGCAGCgcagggggcactgccgggggggACGGGagcagcactgggaggggggtgtctggcagggggcactgccggggggaaGGGCGCAGCACaggctgggggcactgccggggggaaGGGCGCAGCGCaggctgggggcactgccggggggaaGGGCGCAGCGCtggcaggggggtgtctggcagggggcactgccggggggcACTGGCCCAGCGcggggggcactgccggggggcACTGGCCCAGCGcggggggcactgccggggggcagggcgcagcgctgggggcactgccggggggaaGGGCGCAGCGCtggcaggggggtgtctggcagggggcactgccggggggaaGGGCGCAGCGcggggggcactgccggggggcACTGGCCCAGCGCTGGGATCTCCAGTCACTGTCAGACCCACTTTAACACCTCGCCGCCCCCCCCCAGGTGTTTTTCATCGAGTCCATCTGCGACGACCCGGAGATCATCGAGGAGAACATCACAGTGAGAGAAACACGCCCCTCGCAGGGACCTGGCCGTCCCAgggtgtcccccccccacacacacacacctgggggggggggaggcgggcggCCCGGGGTgtcgccccccccacacccctggggggggggggaggcgggcggCCCGGGGtgtcgcccccccccacccacctgggggggggaggcgggcggCCCGGGGTgtcgccccccccacacacctgggggggggaggcgggcggCCCGGGGtgtcgcccccccccacacacctgggggggggaggcgggcggCCCGGGGGGgaggccccccccacacacctgggggggggggggcggtcggcCCGGGGtgtcgcccccccccacacacctggggggggggtggcgggcgGCCCGGGGtgtcgcccccccccacacacctggggggggggaggcgggcggCCCGGGGTgtcgcccccccacacacacctggggggggaggcgggcggCCCGGGGtgtcgcccccccccacacaaacctgggggggggaggcgggcggCCCGGGGtgtcgcccccccccacacacctgggggggggaggcgggcggCCCGGGGTgtcgcccccccacacacacctggggggggggaggcgggcggCCCGGGGtgtcgcccccccccacacacctgggggggggaggcgggcggCCCGGGgtgtcgccccccccccccaccggggggggggcggcgggcggCCCGGGGTgtcgcccccccacacacacacctgggggggggaggcgggcggCCCGGGGTgtcgcccccccacacacacacctgggggggggaggcgggggggcggCCCGGGGTgtcgcccccccacacacacacctgggggggggaggcgggggggcggCCCGGGGTgtcgcccccccacacacacacctgggggggggaggcgggggggcggCCCGGGGTgtcgcccccccacacacacacacggggggggaGGCGGGCCCCTCGGCTCCGGGCCCAGCTCCCTGGCGTCCCCCCCGCAGCAAGTGAAGCTGAGCAGCCCGGACTACAAGGACTGTAAGcgggaggaggtggtggaggatTTCCTCAAGCGCATCGAGTGCTACCAGCTCCACTACCAGCCCCTGGACGACGAGCTGGACAGGTGAGACCCCCCTTCCCGCCCAcagcggggagagaacccaggcgtccgggctcccagccccccctgctctcaccaccagaccccactgccctcccagagccgaggagagaacccaggcgtccgggctcccagcccccccgctctaaccaccagaccccccttccctcccagagccgaggagagaatccaggctcccagcccccactccccacccagagccagggggagaacccaggcgtccgggctcccagcccccattcccctcccagagccggagagagaacccaggcgtccgggctcccagcccccccgctctaaccaccagcccccactgccctcccagagccggggagagaacccaggcgtcctggctcccaccccactgctctaagcaccagcccccactcccctcccacagccggggagagaacccaggagtcctggctcccaccccactgctctaagcaccagcccccactcccctcccacagccggggagagaacccaggagtcctggctcccaccccactgctctaaccaccagcccccactcccctcccagagctggggagagaacccaggagtcctggctcccaccccactgctctaagcaccagcccccactcccctcccacagccggggagagaacccaggagtccgggctcccagcccccactcccctcccagagctgggacccaggcgtcctgagcCCCTGCTCATCCCCCCCCAGCGCCCTGTCCTACATCAAGATCTTCAACGTGGGGCTGCGGTACCTGGTGAACCGGGTGCAGGACCACGTGCAGAGCCGCACCGTGTATTACCTGATGAACATCCACGTCACGCCGCGCGCCATCTACCTGACCCGGCACGGCGAGAGCCAGCACAACCTGCAGGGGCGCATCGGCGGCGACTCGGGGCTCTCCGCCCGCGGCCAGCAGGTGGGGGCGGctcggggctcccccccccccccgcggccagCAGGTGGGGGCGGCTCGGGGctctcacccccctccccgcggCCAGCAGGTGGGGGCGGCTCGGGGctctcacccccctccccgcggCCAGCAGGTGGGGGCGGctcggggctcccccccccccgcggccagCAGGTGGGGGCGGCtcggggctcccccctccccccgcggccaGCAGGTGGGGGCGGCtcggggctcccccctccccccgcggccaGCAGGTGGGGGCGGCTTGGGGCTCCCCCCCCGCGGccagcaggtgggggcggggcacggGGGCCACTCGGGGCTCTCCCCCCGCGGccagcaggtgggggcggggcacggGGGCCACTCGGGGCTCTCCCCCCCGCGGCGAGCAGGTGGGGCAGGGATCGCAATGAGgggacttggggggtggggactggATGACAGTGGCACCCCCCAGTGCACACATTTGGGGGGCTGGAAAGCTGCACCCCCATAGCAAGTGGGGATCAGGCAGTTGCTACCAGGGGATCAGGGCTCTCCCGTTCTAGAAGCAGCGACACAGGGAGGGGAGCCAGGGCCTCCCTGGCTGGGGGACGGGGGTCACCCCCTCTCCGCCCCCCTAGTTTGCCTCGGCCCTGGCCAGCTTCATCGAGAGCCAGAACATCCGGCAGCTCAAGGTGTGGACCAGCCACATGAAGCGGACGATCCAGACGGCCGAGGCCCTGCACGTGCCCTACGAGCAGTGGAAGGCGCTGAACGAGATTGATGCGgtgagaacccaggtgtccgggaccccccatccccttccctcctgAGGTGGGGATGGAGCCTGAGCGGCCGGCCCCCCCTGGGTAATGGTGTGGGGTGTTTCAGGGCGTCTGTGAGGAGATGTCCTATGAGGAGATCCAGGCCCATCACCCGGAGGAGTTTGCCCTGCGTGATCAAGACAAATACCGATACCGATACCCCAAAGGGGAGGTAAGGGggtgccctgcaccccaactggaGCAATGGGGGGTGGTTCACTTGTCAGTAACCCATGAAACTCCCTGCCACATAATCTTGGAGGCAAATTCTAGTGAGACATAAATAacctggggaactccctgccactgTGTGTTTCCGGGGGATGAATTTAGCAGCGCACGCagcctgtggaaccccttgcAGGTCAGTGATGGGGCTCCTGCCGTGGGGTTTTCCTAAGGGGAATGAATTTGGCATCAcgcagcctgtggaactccctgccccatgaTGCAGGGGGGCAGTGTATTACACACACACTGAGCCCATGGAACTTCCTGCCACTGTAGGATCTATGGGCAGATTTGGGGGGTGATTGTTGTTAAGCTGGGCCGGGGGCGGAGGAGATGGAGGGAGGCAGCGTCTCTCTCATCGGcatcgccccccccacacacacaccaactgtCCCCAGTCATACGAGGACCTggtgcagcggctggagcccgtCATCATGGAGCTGGAGCGGCAGGAGAACGTGCTGGTGATCTGCCATCAGGCCGTCATGCGCTGCCTGCTGGCCTATTTCCTGGACAAGAGCGCAGgtacccccccagctgccccctgggaCATGCTGTACCCCCGCGGGGCACCCCCAGAGCTGCCGTTCCCGGCTGGCCGCCAAGGGCTCGCAGGGGAGGTCGTGATGTGCTGAACCCCATGGGGACCGGCTAAGAGGGGGAGACTTGGCTGTACGGCTGTTACTGAGATACGCTGGGAGCCCCCGGTGCCCCGCAGCCAGGCGGGGTGTGAACAAGGGATTTACGGTGCTGTCAGGGGGCTGCGCACGCGTCACACCAGGGGGGGGGCTGctccgctctgtgcctcagcagGGCCCCCAGGACACGGCCGGGCTGGCCGATAAAACAGGACGGTGGCATCTCCTCCCCGGCCTGCGCTGGAAGCAGCCAGAACACGGGGACGATCGAGACCTGACCCGAGCAGGCCGGGCCCAAGGCTCAGGGGGAGCCTGCGTAACGGACCCGCACCGGCCGGGGGGGCGAGAGAACCCGCTCGGTCGAAGCAGGTTTGGGGCTCAGACAATGTGCTTCCCTTTTATCTCCTCTGGCGAGTCTCCGACCTTTCGTGCCTCTCCCGTCAGTTCTCCAGCTGCCGCCGTCTCTCCCTGCTCGGCCAGCCCAGGCCCgtgccccggcccccagccccgcccgaaCAGAGCCAGGGCGACCCCCGCGCAGCCCTCGCTCCCAGCCTCGCAGCCCAGAAACGTGCGGCTCCCTCTGAACAGTGCAAACGTCAGTCACTGCATCGACGGGTAACGAACCCGCCCTGCCTCCGAGGAGCCCCCCAACCCCGCCGGGTG of the Mauremys mutica isolate MM-2020 ecotype Southern unplaced genomic scaffold, ASM2049712v1 000298F_np12_obj, whole genome shotgun sequence genome contains:
- the WDR45 gene encoding WD repeat domain phosphoinositide-interacting protein 4 — protein: MAQPRGVNSLRFNQDQSCFCCAMESGVRIYNVEPLMEKGHLDHEQVGSVALVEMLHRSNLLAIVGGGGNPKFSEISVLIWDDAREGKGGKDKLVLEFTFTKPALAVRLRHDKIIIVLRNRIYVYSFPENPTKLFEFDTRDNPKGLCDLCPSLEKQLLVFPGHKCGSLQLVDLSSTQPGTSSAPFTINAHQGEIACVSLNQPGTVVASASRQGTLIRLFDTQSKEKLVELRRGTDPATLYCINFSHDSSFLCASSDKGTVHVFALKDTRLNRRSALARVGKVGPVIGQYVDSQWSLASFTVPAESACVCAFGRSSAKTVNSVIAICVDGTFHKYVFTPDGNCNREAFDVYLDICDDDDF
- the PFKFB1 gene encoding 6-phosphofructo-2-kinase/fructose-2,6-bisphosphatase 1 isoform X2: MEQKPTKIPAAVPQFTNSPTMVILVGLPARGKTYISKKLTHYLNWIGIPTKVFNVGQYRREAVQTYQNYEFFRPDNQEAMRIRRECALAALKDVHTYLSREEGQVAVFDATNTTRERRNMILQFARDHGYKVFFIESICDDPEIIEENITQVKLSSPDYKDCKREEVVEDFLKRIECYQLHYQPLDDELDSALSYIKIFNVGLRYLVNRVQDHVQSRTVYYLMNIHVTPRAIYLTRHGESQHNLQGRIGGDSGLSARGQQFASALASFIESQNIRQLKVWTSHMKRTIQTAEALHVPYEQWKALNEIDAGVCEEMSYEEIQAHHPEEFALRDQDKYRYRYPKGESYEDLVQRLEPVIMELERQENVLVICHQAVMRCLLAYFLDKSADELPYLKCPLHTVLKLTPVAYGCQVESIFLNVEAVNTHRERPQNVDVTREPEEALGTVPPHY
- the PFKFB1 gene encoding 6-phosphofructo-2-kinase/fructose-2,6-bisphosphatase 1 isoform X1, whose protein sequence is MSEMGELTQTPLQKVWIPHASNRLRQRRGSAVPQFTNSPTMVILVGLPARGKTYISKKLTHYLNWIGIPTKVFNVGQYRREAVQTYQNYEFFRPDNQEAMRIRRECALAALKDVHTYLSREEGQVAVFDATNTTRERRNMILQFARDHGYKVFFIESICDDPEIIEENITQVKLSSPDYKDCKREEVVEDFLKRIECYQLHYQPLDDELDSALSYIKIFNVGLRYLVNRVQDHVQSRTVYYLMNIHVTPRAIYLTRHGESQHNLQGRIGGDSGLSARGQQFASALASFIESQNIRQLKVWTSHMKRTIQTAEALHVPYEQWKALNEIDAGVCEEMSYEEIQAHHPEEFALRDQDKYRYRYPKGESYEDLVQRLEPVIMELERQENVLVICHQAVMRCLLAYFLDKSADELPYLKCPLHTVLKLTPVAYGCQVESIFLNVEAVNTHRERPQNVDVTREPEEALGTVPPHY